GCAGAGTGATGCAGGCCAGATAGATTGTTTCCAAACATGAGTGAAGGTTTGCAAAATATCAATAAGACTGTGATAATATgagatttttatttctcctaGATGTAGGTATAGTGTTTCTATAATAAAGGTTGCACGTTGCATGGCCTGCTGCTGATAACTCTAGCCTTTCCTTATCTGCAGTGACGTGTAAACAAACAATTTCATGAGTATAAGAACTAGAAGTAAACATTCAATGCTGAGTCATCAGTaagaagaaacattttattcacaggtactgtaaaagtaaaacacaagTTGCCGTATCATACATTTATACACAGGGTTTGAAAATCctatacaaaaacaaagatattcGAAAATATGAGTTTTGATATGAAATATGACCTTACATATAATCATTTCTTGGAAAAAGGTCTTGGTTTGGTAATACTTATTTATGAACCTTACCCACAATAGTGAAAACTGAAGTTATTGTAAAAAATTAGAATGGTAAAAATGAAGTAGAAATCATtcttaaaaatgattaaaaaatctCATGCAGCATCTTTAGAGAGGGCCTGAGAGAGTACAtctttgtaaaagaaaaagaacaaagtcATGTTTGTCAGATATAGAAATCAAACATACCAAAATCCAGCAAAGCCAGTTTGTTTTcagcgatttttttttttttttttctctctttgtctcagCCGTTTGATTCATAACAAACACATTCTGGCAGCTACAAAGAGCTGATATTATGATTGATTCTGCTGAACAATGTCATGATCATATCCTCTTATCCACTGCATCATTTCACAGGAAACTAACAATTCTTGAGTCTTGGTAGGAAACACTGGACTAACTTTTTTAATTTGCCTatttaaaaaagtgaagagTAGGGGACATAGGATGCCAAAGCTGTGTTGTTGCCCTTAAGTCAGTATTGAGGTTCTTGCAGTagttacagtaaatacattggAATGCATAGAGCTGAGGCTTAGTTGCACTTAAAAAGTGCTGTGTAGGAGGCCAGTAGATTTGTGCTATCTCATCTGTGCctctttgttttacagtgtatcGATAGCTCTCAGTCCAAGCCTATTTGGAGAGAAATTAGGCTCACTGATGAGCACTGCTATCAGCGCCACCATTCACCATGCTATCCATATGGGCAAGTGTAGTGGAGATTAAGTGTCTTAGAGCACATACTGAGGCACGAGAGAATGGCTGATTCAGTATCAATCATTGTGGTCCTCTGATTGATATGTATTGGCTTAATCTCTCATTTCAGTGAGATAAACATGGGCAAGTACAGCTTAAATAAGCATTCTGTCCCCTAATATAACTGATGCTCTACCTTTGTGCATCCACTGAGACCCATTTTGATCAAGGCAACTGGGAGGGAGAAAATTCACTCAACCCTGCAGGCTTTCACAGGCCAGCTGGCAGGCTATGAGTGACAACAGCAAATGCAGTCCGTGATGAGATAACATAGTCCAGTTTGAAAATCTAGAAAACTACAGAATCAGACTTTAACATAAGGCGCAAGAGGCTGAATGAACATGGATAAAATGCAGACTGAGgtttgaaaaaagagaaaaggcaaagtCTGGGAGCGCAATAACATTAgcttattgcttttttttttctcctctttattttttttcccttaaaagCATATTTGTACACACCACATAATCATATAAATACACTATACAAtgcaatataaaatatttttcttaaaagcAGTATGTTCAGGGTTTGCTTAGGTATGCTTAAGATACCTGCAccatatgaaaaataatgactcaaaacaaaacaataaaaaggcaCTTCCAGGTGTTGTTCATTGACTCTTGAGTTAAGTGATGGCCACTGCTTTGCCATATACAGTAGGCGACAGCATTTGTGCTCACGTTTCATTTCTGCCATTAAAACCATGTCCTGGACAACGAGGCACTGTAGCTAAGTGGCTAAGATTTCCTTTGTTCATGCAAAGATCCACTCTCTTTTCATCTCATTTGTCATTCCAGTTGTATCAATAAACTGGCTGCTACATTTCATCATCCTTCTTCTCACCTCCTCATCTCTCCACCTCAACTTTCTTTTGTCTTCAAACTTCAATTTCACGCAGTCCCTCCCGAGTGCCAGATGTCGGCATGCTGATGTCAAAGCAGGTCACCATCATGACACGGGACTTGCAGAGATTGACACAGAACTCCAGCTCCTCTGTGGCCTGTGCCAAGGCCTCCAGGTACTCCTGAGACTCTTTATCCAAATTCTGGTCTATCTCAACTATTTAAAaggacacatttatttttggttaaatGGTTTGTTACCACAGAGCCCTTTAAAAATTGCAAATGACCTAACATTAAAGAACTCTATAGCGGCTACTTACACTCTCCTATCCACTTGCTGGGATCCATCATCAAGCGAGCcttggtatcttccagctccCCCATCAACACTTCATGCTTTGCTCTCAGTTCCCTCACTTGCTGTTGCCTTCTCTCCAGTATCTTTAGTTTACTATTAAAGTATAGCAGGCCCTGACAACAGAAGAGAGACTCATTACTTGGACTGACCATGTTGTTGCTTCAACATCTGAGTTGACTGAAGTAGCTACAGTAATGGCCAAAGCAAGTCAAAAAGTTTAAAggaaaatgagacaaaatgaaaactgttacCTAACATGGTCTATAATCCAGCTCTAATAAGTTGAAAAAACCCAAATGTAAACATATACAATCCAGTAAGAAGTAAGTTTAAAAAGTATCAGAACTTGTGTAGATCTGTAAATGTGCAACATCTTGGGTTGCTAATGAAAACAATCTTCTTTGTGGGTTGAattatgtatgtaatgtaatacaGTGCAAATAAGAATTAAAACCTTAGTCACCATGAAAAATGAGCTTACCTTGTCAACATCCTGGAATGGTTGCTGAAAACAAGATTGGGCAAGACAGTATTATTAGAACAGAATACACAGTAGACTTTGTTAAATATTATAAGCACTGTAGGCTCAAGTTCCTGACACATGCATACAAGTCTAATagttattttgaaatattgaaGGAAAGTTATAGAAAATCAATTACTTGTCAAGCAGTggtggcagaaaaacaaaaattaagaaaaatatttccaaattaAAAGTAAATCAAACTACCGTCTTGCTGATTTAATATCTTCTCTTAACAAATTCCTATTAAGTTGTGTTGAACTTTTGGGAGCAATTAATGATCCACAGTCAGCTATAAAAAGCGATCAGGCAGCCAGTTATGAGTGCTGATGAGTGATGAGCTGATTCTGGATGCTGCATTCAGCACATATTCCCTGACCAATCTTttcaaaccccccccccccatttccTCCCTTCAACTATCATCAGCAGTAAGTCGAGTCATCACTCAGATCCAAACCAATTAACCCTCATCAGTAATTGCCTCCTGAACTGTTGACATTCCATCGGAGCGCTGCCAAAATACCAAGCTCTGGGAATCTGGACACAGACATTTTAACTCCTAAATATGTTTCTGAGCAGATTGAAGGTCAGACGTCTGAGACAGATTACTCCTGCCTCgttctttaaaaagaaactgaGACGAACTGAGCTAATACATTCCCACAACATAAGCCAATGTGGCACATCTTGAGCATGTACGGCACCAATGTCGCACATGCAAAATATTCCTGGGGCTTAGTGAGTGAGATTGACAAGAACTTCACCCCAGACAATACGTTATCTAAAACAAGTTCAGCATGACAAACCTTCATGTAGAACAAGCCAGAATGGCCCTCTGCTCACCTCTGTGGTTTCCTCCTGACGCCGCCTCTGGAGCCGTTCCACATCATCGATCTCATACACCTTGATCTCAAAGGGCTCCTTCAGTGGTCCAGATATAGGAGGCAAGTCCACCCACTGACCTGCTGAGCCCGCCTTTTTCCCCAGGGAAGACGTGTCTGGCAGGGGTGCTGGGATCAGTCGTCTTCTCTGGAAGCCTACAAAGCAACAGTAATGTTGGTGACATACAAAAGTGGTATTTGATGGGATCTGTGAGTAAATATGTATGAGTTTCACTCTGAGATGTAAAGCCATGCAAGGCTTTACACAGGCTAGCCGAGTTGTGGTGATTGCATATTTATGAGGGTTTCATAAGTTACTACAGCATTCTGTATATCCATAGCACTAATAAATTCAAAAGAGTGGTTTGATGCACAGGaatggttttatatatatatatatatatatatatatatatatatatatatatatatatatatatggctaCAAAAACCTGAACCAGGTCACTGCTGCTCATGTTCAATTCATCTTGTCATCACAGTTTGaagttttctttgaaaaattcATTATCATTCTTCCATGTATGTACACATAATGTATGCTGCTGATTCAGGAGAAGCAAGAATCCATTATAAGTAccaatatgtaaatataataaaaatgaattcatatTGTTAGAACCTCTGGATAATTTCCTAAGACAGAGCATTTATTTCTTGATCTTGCAGTGTTTACAGTTTGAGCAGTGTTTAAAACTCTGATATCACCAGGAGGATATATTCATACTGTTTTTGAATATCACCTTTGTGTTTTGACACATGACATGTAAAACTGCAGAACTAATGTAAGTTTCTCACCATTTGCTCTCTTCTTGGGATACTTGGGGCTCCTTGTTCTGCCTGAAGATGACATGCCGCTCTCGCTCATAGAATCGTGGGCAGAGGAAGCGCTGCCTGTGGCTTCACTGTCACGGATCATGCTTTCATATCCGCTGCTGCCTCCACTGTGGTAGAACAGAGCTGTGCGGCCCATAGCTGGAGGCAACTCCCCACTCAACACACTGCTGTTGTCGCTCCCGTGTCCGCTGCTGTACCGTTGTGGCCGTCTAGGTGCTGTGATTTTGCTGTATGGAGAGGGTAGCATGGCTATGGGGGATTTGTCATCACTCACATTCGCCCCACTGTCATTCCCACTGTCTGAATCTCCTGAACCTCTCATGTGTTTGCCTGATATGTTCCCTGTTGCCAGTTCGCTCACACGGCTGTTGGCAGCCCTCATGGCCTGCTTTGTGCCCATGATGGTTCCTCTCCCAGGCTTACTGCTGACACCAGTGGTAGTCCGTGGAGCTGATGTCCGTCCTGATGGAGGGAGGTTGGCGTTAGTGTTTCTGGCCACGGGAGTGGCCAAAGATTTGGTGGAGGAGCTTAAGCCCTTGGAGTTGTTGGCTGACAGTGAGCGTGCCTTACTGCCACTGACTGCTCCTAATGCTCTTGGATTCACAGAAGCTTTTACCTGACCAGGTCTGCTAATATTTCCTCCATTTGGGGATGATGGGCAGGTAGCTATAGGAGAGCTGGATGAATTAGGAATACCAAATCTTGGAATAGACTTGCTGGATTTGCTACTGTTGCTTCCAAGACTTGCCCCACTATTCTCCCTACTAAGTGCAGCTCTGGAGCCTGATAAGGACAGGCTTTCACATCTTTCCAGTGACATTTGACTGCCGTAATAGTGTCCAGCCTCTCCTTTAGGCCCTCTGCCCTTCAGGCTGGAGGTAGCTTTGGCTGTGTTGAGGCTGGAGGTTTTGAAACTGGTAGAATCTACTCTGTGACGTACCTCAAGCTCATCCTCTGATACAGCTGCTCTTGTGCCAGAGGCCCTTCCTGCATCCCCATATGGTGACTTTAAGGCACTTTGGGGCAACAGGGTCTTGGTCTTATGGTCAAGACTGGACTTTcgaactggaggaggaggaggtgaggtgCATCCAGGTTTAGGGAGATTACTCACTTTTTGTGAGTTGGCCTTGTTGTTTTTCCCCAGAGAGGAGAATTTAAGGCTTGTGGCAGATGAAATACTTTCTTGGGCTCCCTTGTAGTCTGTGGAGGAATGGATGACGGGCACTGTTCCCAGGGTAGTGGCACCTCGTCTAAGTCGAGGCATTTTGCTGGGTGGATTTTTACCTGCTGACTTCTCACAGCCATCGACTACCCTCTGTGATGAGGTAGACACCTGTACCTTGGGTGGCCGAGGTacactgttgctgttgttggaTGTTTTGCTGGAAGGGATGCCACTGGGGGTATTTCTGAGAAATTTACTAGTGCTGCTTGAGTCAGCAAACTGAGGTTCTGAGTGGTTGTCAATACGTTGCCAAGGATCCTCCTGCTTAGCTTCTTGCCTTGCTGGCTCtctactgcagctgctgctactgctactactatGAGAGATGGATGAGGTAGGTTTGATCTTCCTAGGAAGACTGGAGTGGACAATGGAGGGACCCTCTGGAAGTTGAGAGGAGCTAAGCGAGTGAGCTTTAGTTGTCTTAGATGTAAATCTGAGGGATCCTTTGGCTGATTCTGGAGATGGGGGGCACTTTGTCAAGGATAGTTTGCTTGAGGCAGCACTGTCACTGTCTAATTCTGAAAAACTAAATCCACTGTCATTTAAGGAGTTCTTGGTATCTCTAGGAGAGGATACACATGGGAACATATCCAAGGAATCAAAGTAAAAGGTGGCCTCTGGTCCTATGTATTTGGCTTGCGGAAGGAAGACGTCCGTAGAATGAGCCCCTTCACTCTCCAAGGTGCAGACACTAACCTCACTTAGCCAAGAGCTTATAGATGAACCCCTGCTACCTATACACTCCATTGCTCCTTCCTGGAGGGGTGTGACCACTGCAATGTTCACCTCTGATCCTCCCACTGCTGATGTGTAGGCATCAAATTCATCAttgatgctgctgatgatgCTGACAGGTCGGGAACCAGATGCCAGGGCCTGAAGGGAGCAGTCACTGTTAAAGCTGATAATGCTGGATGGTCGACCTGTATCTACAATACTGTCTATAGACAGCTCCTCCACCACAGTGAACACCAGTTCATCCTCTCCGTTCAGCTCCACAGGCTGCTGCAAGGTGACAGTGGCTCTAAGGATGTCTCGATCCAGGCACCTTTCCCTCAAAGTAGAACGCACCTGGCACACATCCATTGGAGGCCTGGGCAAAGGGGAAGTGCATGGATCCCTCCTTTTCATAGCCTGGTGGCTCATTCCCACAGGTGGCATTCTGGTGCTAGATCTTTCTTCGTTGTCTGCATTGTCTCTCTGCTGAAAAGGAGGTGGGGCTGGCTTTGGCAAGGCTTTCTTGTTGAAGTAGACCTTCTCCCTCACCACAGGCTCAGGGTTTGGCACTGCAGTGGTTGCCACTTTGTTAGTACTAACCCAGGTTTCTGAAACCAAAGCCTTCTCACCATCAGCACTGGTTCTGCATATATTTTGCACACTCTCTGATGGTGCTTTTTCTTCAGGTATGCTTTGCCACTTGGAATTGTCCAGTTTAAACTTAGTGTTGGGACTGCAAGACGATTGTGTGACGACAGATTTGGGAGATTGTTTGGGTGAGATGCCCTCTTGGGTGTAAGAAATATTTGTTACAGTCTTTGGTGAAACAGAGCCTTGGCTCTCCTTAGATTTGTCAGTCTTAGGGCTGGCCTGGCTTCGCTTGCTTTCTCCAACAAAGGCAGTGGGTTCTTCACTACCATCTATACACTCTAACCTCTCCTGCAGCTCAGCAAACGTGTTGCATTTGAAGAACTGGTCTCTGTCCAGGGGACCTTCTTTTGCAGACTTCTTTTTGTTGAGCGAGGGAATGATTGGAACAAAGGCAGGTGGACCTTCATTGTCGCTAAGTTCTCTGTCCGAAATTGCAGTTCCCCCAGGGCCCACGTAAATCACAGTATCACAGGACTGTTCGCTGCTGGAGGAGTAGTCTGGGTCACTGAGCAGGGAGGGAAGGTCTGGGTCCAAGGCTACTGTCCGAGGATGGAAGGGCCTGAGGTGAGGTGGCCGACGAATCCTCCCTTCCTCACAAGAACTTTCCCCTCCAGATGAACTGGACGCATACTGCAAAGCAGAATTAAAGCAGAAGTGAAGTCAgtcttctgttttttaaaaaaaatatctcatCATGTAATGACAATAATGTGATTCGATCTTCTTAAACATGAATGTAACAATCTTATCATTGTACAAGCCTATTTAACCCTTTTAATTTAGAGGAGATTCATTTCTTCACTAATAGTGAAATAAATCATAGGGAAAATCATAATTCCTCTGAAATTACCagtcaatatttatttaaaggttaAAAGTGCACATCAATAGTCACATAGAAATGAATGTCACTAATATGAATTGCTGTGTTTGGACTGCATTATAATCATCCCTGGGACTAGCACCAAATAAATACTTGCTGTCATTCTGCCTAATTATCTGGAGCATATATTTCCCTAATCCGAGAGAATGCACACTTCCTAAGGCAGTGGTATTGATTGGAGACACTGAGAAAAACTAGCCCTGAGTTACTGTGCTAATAACTTCTCATTGCAGAAGCATTCCAATATTAATGTGCTTAACAGCACCAAAATTACAAAGGGATGAAAAATTTAGGGACTTGAAATGGAATATGAATGTAATCAAAGTTGCATgtgcaaatataaaatatatttgctaaAATAGTAAAACTTAACAATAACTCAGCATTTATCTTTAatagaaaatgaacaaaattaaataGAGCAAAGTTATTAGAGGAATCATTAAGTAAGTGActtattttatttccagttgTTAAAGGCCGACGCtgttaaactgtaaaaatgtaccATTATTGCTGTCACTGGATTTACATACGttacttgtttttcagtttctaaCTGCATATGTTTAACCATATTCCTCAGTGCTAATCAGTTGATCAGTGTACCTTAgatttcttcttcctcatgcGATGGATGCGAGATGCCAGTTGGATTGTATTAAGTGATTCAGCGTAGTTGGCTGGGGAATCAGAGATGTGGGCGATCATGGTGGTTCTACAGTTAATGTTGCCAAGAGACTCCCTCAGCAGCATTGTCAGCTTGCTGTCCCTACAGGGTACATTTACATTCTTATTAGCAAACAGTACAGTAATATTAAAAGTAGCTGACATGATTCCCGGAAAAGCCTTTTTGAATTCCTTGAGCTCAAAAATAGTCTCAAATTATAAGCCATCGGACTTTTTATACCTGAGAAacttcatacagtatattgttgtGCTACAGCAGTGAATCTAACTGTGAAGATAACAAAATTCAACTAAATAAAAGGTCACACAGCAAACCTGCAAGACTGAGTGCATGCAGCAACATGCCTTAGACAGTTTTGCTACCTATAGATGCAACTTCACAGAAGCTAAAACAAAAAGCGAATGTAAACTAATAGCGATTTTCTTACCTATAAGGTACATGTTTTGCTCCATTTGCTAAAGCCATGATGACATTTCCCAAAGCGTTTAGAGACAGACATAAGCCTCCCCCTCCGTCTCTGCTTTTACTCAGAACCTTTTCACAGCTTCCCAGATCAATGAGGTGCAGCCTGCTCCGTCCGCCTGACACTGTGCCAGCAACAGAAGAAGAGCCAGGTAAGCACAATGCAGACACTCCCTTTCTAAAGTCAGTTTCTCACACATAGTGTCATGATGACAGGAGTGGCACAGCTCAGCCCATACTAGACTGGTGACTGTCAGAGCTCTTAAGATTTATTTATGAGTAACTTTTGAACAGTGATTCAAGTGATTCAAATTGCAGTCAGACTGGTAAACTCCCACCTGATGTGCAACTCACAGTAACCGCATTGGTTAGACACATAAAAACGAAAGAATCCACTGCAGCTAGAGCGAATTGGCTGTCAATGTAAAGatcacatgcatgcacattaTAACTGGATAACTGCTAcatcagcaaaaataaaaaaactattaaacttGTCAGTGAGGTTTCAAATATTCATTCGCTCTTGACCAAAGCATAACACTTGCATACAAAACAAGTTCTGTCTTGCAGAAGCCAGAACCTATTCTTCCATAAACACTGCAAATAAGGGACTTGTCTATTAGATTCACACTTATACTGCAGTTTTCTGTCATGCAGCTCACAGCAAAACCACCTTCTGATTATTTAATGTAAAAGACAGATCACCTTTGTAACTATAGTTGGGAGAGGAAATATATTAGTCATATACTGAGCTTTTTGCACACAAATGCATCACTCTATAACTGTGCATGGTGGTGACTGTGGTGGTTCACTGCTACAGAGTTGCAGATGTGATCATCTCATAATACTAACTTCCTCCCTTGCCGCTCTTTTCCATGCGATACTGGTAAATGTGCAATGTGAACAGCATGTGCGAGTTGCGTCGCTCTTCTTCATCTACACTGGTCCTGCTGGTGCTGCGTGCGGCGATGGCTGCATCCAGGAAGAAGGCAGCTTTCTCAGCCGTTGGGGCTCGAAGCTCACTCTGATTCTGGAGCTGCAGAGGGCAAGAAGAGATGAAGAATAGGGTTAGGGTCagaaaacaagaac
The nucleotide sequence above comes from Mastacembelus armatus chromosome 22, fMasArm1.2, whole genome shotgun sequence. Encoded proteins:
- the kif26ab gene encoding kinesin-like protein KIF26A isoform X2, with protein sequence MDWKELAAQKLNLSSKRKKHQPSLIHPQEPSIYPTNFSGILQVSPPPAPPCLLRAVSKVKDNPGMGKVKVMMRICPSLEATDSSESQSFLKVDSRKKQLTLYDPASSPHSSSGHRRSATVAVPKIFAFDAVFTPDASQAEVCSGTVAEVIQSVVNGADGCIFCFGQVKLGKTYTMIGKDCSTQSLGIVPCAISWLFKLINERKEKTGTRFSVRVSAVEIFGKDEELKDLLSEVSTGSLQEGQSPGIHLREDPICGTQLQNQSELRAPTAEKAAFFLDAAIAARSTSRTSVDEEERRNSHMLFTLHIYQYRMEKSGKGGMSGGRSRLHLIDLGSCEKVLSKSRDGGGGLCLSLNALGNVIMALANGAKHVPYRDSKLTMLLRESLGNINCRTTMIAHISDSPANYAESLNTIQLASRIHRMRKKKSKYASSSSGGESSCEEGRIRRPPHLRPFHPRTVALDPDLPSLLSDPDYSSSSEQSCDTVIYVGPGGTAISDRELSDNEGPPAFVPIIPSLNKKKSAKEGPLDRDQFFKCNTFAELQERLECIDGSEEPTAFVGESKRSQASPKTDKSKESQGSVSPKTVTNISYTQEGISPKQSPKSVVTQSSCSPNTKFKLDNSKWQSIPEEKAPSESVQNICRTSADGEKALVSETWVSTNKVATTAVPNPEPVVREKVYFNKKALPKPAPPPFQQRDNADNEERSSTRMPPVGMSHQAMKRRDPCTSPLPRPPMDVCQVRSTLRERCLDRDILRATVTLQQPVELNGEDELVFTVVEELSIDSIVDTGRPSSIISFNSDCSLQALASGSRPVSIISSINDEFDAYTSAVGGSEVNIAVVTPLQEGAMECIGSRGSSISSWLSEVSVCTLESEGAHSTDVFLPQAKYIGPEATFYFDSLDMFPCVSSPRDTKNSLNDSGFSFSELDSDSAASSKLSLTKCPPSPESAKGSLRFTSKTTKAHSLSSSQLPEGPSIVHSSLPRKIKPTSSISHSSSSSSSCSREPARQEAKQEDPWQRIDNHSEPQFADSSSTSKFLRNTPSGIPSSKTSNNSNSVPRPPKVQVSTSSQRVVDGCEKSAGKNPPSKMPRLRRGATTLGTVPVIHSSTDYKGAQESISSATSLKFSSLGKNNKANSQKVSNLPKPGCTSPPPPPVRKSSLDHKTKTLLPQSALKSPYGDAGRASGTRAAVSEDELEVRHRVDSTSFKTSSLNTAKATSSLKGRGPKGEAGHYYGSQMSLERCESLSLSGSRAALSRENSGASLGSNSSKSSKSIPRFGIPNSSSSPIATCPSSPNGGNISRPGQVKASVNPRALGAVSGSKARSLSANNSKGLSSSTKSLATPVARNTNANLPPSGRTSAPRTTTGVSSKPGRGTIMGTKQAMRAANSRVSELATGNISGKHMRGSGDSDSGNDSGANVSDDKSPIAMLPSPYSKITAPRRPQRYSSGHGSDNSSVLSGELPPAMGRTALFYHSGGSSGYESMIRDSEATGSASSAHDSMSESGMSSSGRTRSPKYPKKRANGFQRRRLIPAPLPDTSSLGKKAGSAGQWVDLPPISGPLKEPFEIKVYEIDDVERLQRRRQEETTEQPFQDVDKGLLYFNSKLKILERRQQQVRELRAKHEVLMGELEDTKARLMMDPSKWIGEFEIDQNLDKESQEYLEALAQATEELEFCVNLCKSRVMMVTCFDISMPTSGTREGLREIEV
- the kif26ab gene encoding kinesin-like protein KIF26A isoform X1, translated to MSSFGGSSAPDGMDPSNRMFTVEGCPSGESPVTPRKRLLSAEDARCSSRPAPEGAGSVSISESEEKGGFCQQCQKKVSELKKQALALADQNSLKDPGYATFLFEQLQTPGSHEAGLSCCQVCSTPFHQLRQEAVQMLNGPILTFSSDMSALPTAAFLPQRSGFTVSSSAVHAKQLSKGQTVTHSVLPLGERHRVLGLAQSTSASSGPKTSVQVTVAGGQLTGSLSSVTIQTQQYLEGTWSISRVNNFLPQPKPAQGLMWDADMDIAASEALVNTVTSSSSTLTPCRLRSSSQPGLPAPVTNTSTSPSSSSSAAASFFIRAAQKLNLSSKRKKHQPSLIHPQEPSIYPTNFSGILQVSPPPAPPCLLRAVSKVKDNPGMGKVKVMMRICPSLEATDSSESQSFLKVDSRKKQLTLYDPASSPHSSSGHRRSATVAVPKIFAFDAVFTPDASQAEVCSGTVAEVIQSVVNGADGCIFCFGQVKLGKTYTMIGKDCSTQSLGIVPCAISWLFKLINERKEKTGTRFSVRVSAVEIFGKDEELKDLLSEVSTGSLQEGQSPGIHLREDPICGTQLQNQSELRAPTAEKAAFFLDAAIAARSTSRTSVDEEERRNSHMLFTLHIYQYRMEKSGKGGMSGGRSRLHLIDLGSCEKVLSKSRDGGGGLCLSLNALGNVIMALANGAKHVPYRDSKLTMLLRESLGNINCRTTMIAHISDSPANYAESLNTIQLASRIHRMRKKKSKYASSSSGGESSCEEGRIRRPPHLRPFHPRTVALDPDLPSLLSDPDYSSSSEQSCDTVIYVGPGGTAISDRELSDNEGPPAFVPIIPSLNKKKSAKEGPLDRDQFFKCNTFAELQERLECIDGSEEPTAFVGESKRSQASPKTDKSKESQGSVSPKTVTNISYTQEGISPKQSPKSVVTQSSCSPNTKFKLDNSKWQSIPEEKAPSESVQNICRTSADGEKALVSETWVSTNKVATTAVPNPEPVVREKVYFNKKALPKPAPPPFQQRDNADNEERSSTRMPPVGMSHQAMKRRDPCTSPLPRPPMDVCQVRSTLRERCLDRDILRATVTLQQPVELNGEDELVFTVVEELSIDSIVDTGRPSSIISFNSDCSLQALASGSRPVSIISSINDEFDAYTSAVGGSEVNIAVVTPLQEGAMECIGSRGSSISSWLSEVSVCTLESEGAHSTDVFLPQAKYIGPEATFYFDSLDMFPCVSSPRDTKNSLNDSGFSFSELDSDSAASSKLSLTKCPPSPESAKGSLRFTSKTTKAHSLSSSQLPEGPSIVHSSLPRKIKPTSSISHSSSSSSSCSREPARQEAKQEDPWQRIDNHSEPQFADSSSTSKFLRNTPSGIPSSKTSNNSNSVPRPPKVQVSTSSQRVVDGCEKSAGKNPPSKMPRLRRGATTLGTVPVIHSSTDYKGAQESISSATSLKFSSLGKNNKANSQKVSNLPKPGCTSPPPPPVRKSSLDHKTKTLLPQSALKSPYGDAGRASGTRAAVSEDELEVRHRVDSTSFKTSSLNTAKATSSLKGRGPKGEAGHYYGSQMSLERCESLSLSGSRAALSRENSGASLGSNSSKSSKSIPRFGIPNSSSSPIATCPSSPNGGNISRPGQVKASVNPRALGAVSGSKARSLSANNSKGLSSSTKSLATPVARNTNANLPPSGRTSAPRTTTGVSSKPGRGTIMGTKQAMRAANSRVSELATGNISGKHMRGSGDSDSGNDSGANVSDDKSPIAMLPSPYSKITAPRRPQRYSSGHGSDNSSVLSGELPPAMGRTALFYHSGGSSGYESMIRDSEATGSASSAHDSMSESGMSSSGRTRSPKYPKKRANGFQRRRLIPAPLPDTSSLGKKAGSAGQWVDLPPISGPLKEPFEIKVYEIDDVERLQRRRQEETTEQPFQDVDKGLLYFNSKLKILERRQQQVRELRAKHEVLMGELEDTKARLMMDPSKWIGEFEIDQNLDKESQEYLEALAQATEELEFCVNLCKSRVMMVTCFDISMPTSGTREGLREIEV